One segment of Xanthomonas oryzae pv. oryzae DNA contains the following:
- a CDS encoding IS30-like element IS1112b family transposase, whose protein sequence is MSSSRLDLSERYRLHALYETGMSMRAIADAVARAPSTISRELRRNRHAAKYRPDHAQRISEHRRTQASRRPRIDAERIGQIEDLLREDFSPEQIAGRTGLASHEWIYRHIDADQKRGGQLFMHLRKRRRKRRRRGVRDGRGQLTHRRSWTQRPSVVEQRSRIGDWELDTIRASHGKGVVVSMTERRSRLHLLAYSPDGTAENVRNAIVQRLGGLRHAVHTLTADNGKEFADHRLIAACLQSDFYFADPYCPWQRGSNENANGLTRQYLPRQTDFSTITDAHLRWIEQRLYNRPRKILGFKTPLEVFSEEVLKSVANQS, encoded by the coding sequence ATGTCATCCAGCCGGCTGGACCTGTCAGAACGATACCGCCTACATGCGTTATATGAAACCGGGATGTCGATGCGCGCCATCGCCGATGCAGTGGCGCGTGCGCCCAGCACGATCAGTCGTGAGCTGCGCCGCAACCGGCACGCGGCGAAGTATCGGCCCGATCACGCGCAGCGCATCAGCGAGCATCGGCGCACACAGGCCAGCCGGCGTCCACGCATCGACGCTGAGCGTATCGGCCAGATCGAGGACCTGCTGAGGGAGGACTTCAGTCCCGAACAGATTGCCGGTCGCACCGGCTTGGCCAGTCACGAATGGATCTATCGGCACATCGACGCCGATCAGAAGCGCGGTGGTCAGTTGTTCATGCATCTACGCAAACGCCGCCGCAAGCGCCGTCGGCGTGGCGTGCGCGATGGCCGCGGGCAGCTGACGCATCGGCGCAGCTGGACACAGCGCCCCAGTGTGGTTGAGCAGCGAAGCCGTATCGGCGACTGGGAGCTGGATACCATCAGGGCCTCGCACGGAAAGGGCGTGGTGGTCAGCATGACCGAACGCCGCAGTCGCCTGCATCTGCTGGCTTACTCGCCCGACGGCACCGCCGAGAACGTGCGCAACGCCATTGTCCAGCGACTGGGCGGCCTGCGCCATGCAGTTCACACCCTCACCGCCGACAACGGCAAGGAGTTCGCTGATCATCGGCTCATTGCCGCCTGCCTGCAGAGCGATTTCTATTTCGCAGATCCGTACTGCCCATGGCAGCGCGGCAGCAACGAGAATGCCAACGGATTGACACGCCAATACTTGCCACGACAGACCGATTTCAGCACCATCACCGATGCGCACCTGCGATGGATCGAGCAGCGGCTCTACAATCGTCCGCGCAAGATACTTGGATTCAAAACGCCCCTCGAAGTCTTCTCCGAGGAGGTCCTCAAAAGCGTTGCGAATCAGAGTTGA
- the greB gene encoding transcription elongation factor GreB: protein MSRWRPPAEKSTALITPEGHARLKAELDDLWRVRRPEVVRALAAAAAEGDRSENAEYTYRKKQLGEIDRRVRYLSKRLEALRVVDTAPTDPNAVFFGAQVDLEDADSGELLRYRIVGPDETDAGRGWISIDSPLARALLKKRVDDEFDAHLPAGKHTFVVVSVDYTSQ, encoded by the coding sequence ATGAGCCGCTGGCGCCCACCTGCCGAAAAAAGCACTGCGCTGATCACGCCCGAAGGCCATGCCCGCCTCAAGGCCGAGCTGGACGACTTGTGGCGTGTGCGCCGGCCCGAAGTGGTGCGTGCCCTTGCGGCGGCGGCCGCCGAAGGCGACCGCTCTGAAAATGCGGAGTACACCTATCGCAAGAAGCAGCTCGGTGAGATCGATCGGCGTGTGCGCTATCTGAGCAAGCGGCTGGAAGCGCTGCGCGTGGTGGATACCGCCCCCACCGACCCGAATGCGGTGTTCTTCGGAGCGCAGGTGGACCTGGAAGATGCCGACAGTGGTGAGCTGCTGCGCTACCGCATCGTCGGCCCGGACGAGACCGATGCCGGGCGCGGCTGGATCAGCATCGATTCGCCGCTGGCGCGCGCACTCCTGAAAAAGCGCGTGGACGACGAATTCGACGCGCACTTGCCGGCAGGCAAGCACACCTTCGTGGTGGTGTCGGTGGACTACACGAGCCAGTAG
- the rimO gene encoding 30S ribosomal protein S12 methylthiotransferase RimO produces the protein MKSIDYVNPVKNQVPKVGFVSLGCPKALVDSERILTQLRVEGYDIVPSYDAADVVVVNTCGFIDSAVTESLDAIGEAMNANGKVIVTGCLGKRPEQIREAYPQVLAVSGPQDYQSVMEAVHAALPPRHDPFVDLVPDYGIKLTPRHYAYLKISEGCNHRCSFCIIPSMRGDLVSRPVDEVLCEAERLVRGGVKELLVVSQDTSAYGVDLKYAERPWRDRMYQTRMKALCEGLSELGVWTRLHYVYPYPHVDDVLPLMAEGKLLPYLDIPFQHASPRILKLMKRPGAVEKTLQRVQRWKAMCPEITVRSTFIVGFPGETDAEFESLLDFLDQAQLDRVGAFAYSPVDGASANALPDPVPEEVKQERLARFMAKQAEISALRLEAKIGSVQQCLVDLIEDDIAVARSRADAPEIDGLVHIQNGGELGLKVGDLVDVEITDSDEHDLFGDALPANVVPQQGRALNLQMV, from the coding sequence ACCCAGCTGCGCGTGGAGGGCTACGACATCGTGCCCAGTTACGACGCTGCCGACGTGGTGGTGGTCAACACCTGCGGCTTCATCGATTCGGCAGTGACCGAGTCGCTGGACGCGATCGGCGAGGCGATGAACGCCAACGGCAAGGTCATCGTCACCGGCTGCCTGGGCAAGCGCCCGGAGCAGATTCGTGAGGCGTACCCGCAGGTGCTGGCGGTGTCCGGCCCGCAGGACTACCAGAGCGTGATGGAGGCGGTGCACGCCGCTTTGCCGCCGCGTCACGACCCCTTCGTGGATCTGGTGCCGGACTACGGCATCAAGCTGACACCGCGCCATTACGCGTATCTCAAGATTTCCGAAGGCTGCAATCACCGCTGCAGCTTCTGCATCATTCCCTCGATGCGCGGCGATCTCGTCTCCCGTCCGGTCGATGAGGTGCTGTGCGAAGCCGAGCGGTTGGTGCGCGGTGGCGTCAAGGAATTGCTGGTGGTGTCGCAGGACACCTCTGCCTACGGCGTTGACCTGAAGTACGCCGAGCGCCCGTGGCGCGACCGCATGTACCAGACCCGCATGAAGGCGCTGTGCGAGGGCTTGTCGGAGCTGGGCGTATGGACGCGCCTGCATTACGTGTACCCGTATCCGCACGTGGACGATGTGCTTCCGCTGATGGCCGAAGGCAAGCTGCTGCCGTATCTGGACATCCCGTTCCAGCACGCCAGCCCGCGCATCCTCAAGTTGATGAAACGTCCCGGTGCAGTGGAAAAGACCCTGCAGCGCGTGCAGCGCTGGAAGGCGATGTGCCCGGAGATCACCGTGCGTTCGACCTTCATTGTCGGTTTCCCCGGCGAAACCGATGCCGAGTTCGAATCTTTGCTGGACTTCCTGGATCAGGCGCAACTGGACCGCGTCGGTGCGTTCGCGTACTCGCCGGTCGATGGCGCCAGCGCCAATGCACTGCCGGACCCGGTGCCGGAAGAAGTGAAGCAGGAGCGCCTGGCGCGCTTCATGGCCAAACAGGCGGAGATTTCTGCGTTGCGGCTTGAGGCAAAGATCGGCAGCGTGCAGCAGTGCCTTGTTGATCTGATCGAAGACGACATCGCCGTGGCGCGCTCACGCGCCGATGCGCCGGAGATCGATGGCCTGGTGCATATCCAGAACGGCGGCGAGCTCGGGTTGAAGGTGGGCGATCTGGTCGATGTGGAAATCACCGACAGCGACGAGCACGATCTGTTCGGCGATGCGCTGCCGGCGAACGTCGTACCCCAGCAAGGGCGCGCGTTGAATCTGCAGATGGTGTAA